From the Nodularia sp. NIES-3585 genome, one window contains:
- a CDS encoding DUF433 domain-containing protein, which translates to MQLEDYFNFLAPDDIRLQGTRVGIETILFDYLFRAKTPEEIAKTYTSLTLEQVYATILYYLHNQQAIDAYIKDWLEWGDRMREEQRRNPNPVVEKLRKLKAEKMAIPSHGA; encoded by the coding sequence ATGCAACTCGAAGACTACTTTAACTTTCTAGCGCCTGATGATATTCGGCTTCAGGGTACACGAGTAGGAATTGAAACCATTTTGTTTGACTACCTCTTCCGTGCTAAAACTCCCGAAGAGATTGCCAAAACTTACACCTCATTGACTTTAGAACAAGTTTATGCAACTATTCTTTACTACTTACACAATCAGCAAGCAATAGATGCTTATATAAAAGATTGGCTAGAGTGGGGCGATCGCATGAGAGAAGAACAACGCCGCAACCCCAACCCAGTTGTAGAAAAACTACGTAAATTAAAGGCTGAAAAAATGGCGATTCCATCTCATGGCGCTTAA
- a CDS encoding endonuclease NucS domain-containing protein, whose product MKNKVALQKTVQGWKFIDESELETFVWDNLAEIFELKPLARQLYIKGEICDIIGIGKNNQLTIIELKNTEDRYIINQLTRYYENLAEEKPFKDNVDYDQEVRLLAICPNFHRHNLIDEKHSRLNFELFTFSIICKEDNEFYFSVSQISNQSEANLIKINYHFVNLQNQQNDKIPEAPRLLLDWLGALTETELENLKQIRQEILSFDHRIEEIIVNKSIVYASRYGKDKLRQCAEFSFDRKSKKIILFLWLIIPDRKNKTIVRMQVDTTEEYLTYSRYAPVKEKSILWEKFFNKIFYSVPKHSGRLFSELIHLGQVYNQIFVDETKNIVNRALKTWLERIN is encoded by the coding sequence ATGAAAAACAAAGTAGCATTACAAAAAACTGTTCAAGGCTGGAAATTTATTGATGAGTCTGAATTAGAAACCTTTGTTTGGGATAATTTAGCAGAAATATTTGAACTAAAGCCTTTAGCACGGCAATTATATATAAAAGGAGAGATTTGTGACATTATAGGAATTGGCAAAAATAATCAACTAACTATTATTGAATTAAAAAATACAGAAGATCGTTATATTATTAATCAACTGACACGCTATTATGAGAATTTAGCAGAAGAAAAACCTTTTAAAGATAATGTTGATTATGATCAAGAAGTTCGGTTATTGGCAATATGTCCTAACTTTCATCGGCATAATTTAATTGATGAAAAACATAGCCGCTTAAACTTCGAGCTATTTACTTTTTCTATTATATGTAAAGAAGATAACGAATTTTATTTTTCTGTATCTCAAATTTCTAACCAGTCAGAAGCAAATCTGATAAAAATTAATTATCATTTTGTTAATTTACAAAATCAACAAAATGATAAAATTCCTGAAGCACCAAGATTATTGTTAGATTGGTTAGGTGCATTGACAGAAACAGAATTAGAAAACTTAAAGCAAATCAGACAGGAAATATTAAGTTTTGACCACAGGATAGAAGAAATCATAGTGAATAAAAGTATTGTCTATGCAAGTAGGTATGGCAAGGATAAACTGAGACAATGTGCGGAATTTTCGTTTGATAGAAAATCAAAGAAGATCATATTATTTTTATGGCTAATTATTCCCGACCGTAAAAATAAAACTATTGTTAGAATGCAAGTTGATACAACAGAAGAATATCTCACATATTCGCGATATGCTCCTGTGAAAGAAAAAAGTATATTGTGGGAAAAATTCTTTAATAAAATATTTTATTCTGTGCCAAAACATTCAGGAAGATTATTTTCAGAACTTATACATTTAGGACAAGTATACAACCAAATATTTGTTGATGAAACTAAAAATATTGTTAATAGAGCATTAAAAACATGGTTAGAAAGAATTAATTAA
- a CDS encoding ParA family protein: MGYVIATANMKGGVGKTTLTVNIATCLAKNHGKRVLVLDLDSQISATLSLMSPLDFAKLRKQRKTFRYLIDQVINPEPEAKLTIHDIIKSQVCNLSGLDLLPGDIDLYDEFLVSEMLHQQATALGEQDFETVWNRFERVLINNILKPVRDEYDFILLDCAPGYNLLTRSALAASDFYILPAKPEPLSVVGIQLLERRIAQLKDSHEQEAKIDIKMLGIVFSMASSNLLNGRYYRQVMHRVVEDFGVDKICKAQIPVDMNVAKAVDSFMPVVLTAPQSSGSKAFFQLTQELLQKL; this comes from the coding sequence ATGGGATATGTAATTGCTACTGCAAATATGAAAGGCGGCGTTGGTAAAACCACCCTCACCGTCAACATCGCTACTTGTTTAGCTAAAAATCATGGGAAGCGGGTGCTTGTGCTTGATTTAGATAGCCAAATCAGCGCCACACTGAGTTTAATGTCGCCGTTAGATTTTGCCAAACTTCGCAAACAACGCAAGACATTTCGATATTTGATAGACCAAGTTATAAATCCCGAACCAGAAGCAAAACTGACAATTCATGATATTATCAAATCTCAAGTTTGTAATCTGTCTGGGCTAGATTTATTACCCGGAGATATTGACTTATATGATGAGTTTCTAGTCTCGGAAATGCTGCACCAACAAGCAACTGCTTTGGGTGAACAGGATTTTGAAACTGTGTGGAATCGTTTTGAGAGGGTCTTGATTAATAATATTTTAAAACCAGTGCGCGATGAGTATGATTTCATTCTTCTAGATTGTGCGCCTGGCTATAATTTATTGACTCGTAGTGCTTTGGCTGCAAGTGATTTTTACATTCTTCCTGCTAAACCAGAACCTTTATCTGTGGTGGGTATTCAACTCTTAGAAAGACGCATCGCTCAATTAAAAGACAGTCACGAGCAGGAAGCTAAGATAGATATCAAAATGTTGGGAATTGTCTTTAGTATGGCTAGTTCTAATCTGCTAAATGGCAGATATTACAGACAAGTTATGCACCGAGTTGTGGAAGATTTTGGTGTAGATAAAATCTGTAAGGCACAAATACCTGTTGATATGAATGTGGCTAAGGCTGTGGATAGTTTTATGCCGGTTGTTTTAACTGCACCTCAATCATCTGGTTCCAAAGCATTTTTTCAGTTAACTCAGGAGTTGTTGCAGAAGTTGTAG
- a CDS encoding mechanosensitive ion channel family protein, which translates to MNQISQTILDFLQRDTTILFLSRFGIFVFFILLSVLAGRYTPTLLRIIIQRFAPQQVASIYNNLVEPIRNLFRIAGTLILISLSLAWIIEYQSIYRFLAPLVDLAVIISLAWLFSRLFRQFIRAYGIELVGKLGREVDELLLVFETLANVMIGFIAIIAFAQSQQFNLIGLLTGFGIGGLAIAFAAQKTLEQLLGTIVLYLDRPFIPGEYIRLQKSPQIPEGLFGRVESIGIRSSKIRTAAKSTLFIIPNSILANLEIENITRGKKVMVLLYLDFVKLLEHQEQALVEQVVAESTNSLFGIDPGSTSITFLNNNSAKQTTRTRVTFFILGSSDNSLQLRKRLLELANEKISKKLVTFGIEFTMQDPTIYVDSPVTL; encoded by the coding sequence ATGAATCAGATTTCACAAACTATTCTCGACTTTTTACAGCGTGACACCACAATATTATTCCTATCTAGATTTGGAATATTTGTATTTTTTATTCTTCTGTCTGTACTAGCTGGAAGGTATACTCCTACATTGCTGAGAATTATTATTCAACGTTTTGCACCGCAGCAGGTAGCCAGTATTTACAACAATTTAGTTGAACCGATTAGAAACTTATTTAGAATAGCGGGTACTTTAATTCTGATTTCATTATCCTTAGCATGGATTATTGAATATCAATCTATATATAGATTTCTTGCACCCCTTGTAGATTTAGCTGTCATTATTAGCCTAGCTTGGCTATTTTCTCGTTTATTTCGTCAATTTATTCGAGCATACGGCATTGAATTAGTGGGTAAATTGGGACGAGAAGTAGACGAATTGCTTTTAGTATTTGAAACTTTAGCCAATGTCATGATTGGCTTTATTGCTATAATTGCTTTTGCTCAGAGTCAGCAATTTAATTTAATTGGTTTATTAACTGGTTTTGGTATCGGAGGATTAGCGATCGCTTTTGCTGCTCAAAAGACACTAGAGCAATTGTTAGGAACCATCGTCTTGTATTTAGATAGACCCTTTATTCCTGGAGAATATATTCGTTTACAGAAATCTCCCCAAATTCCTGAAGGGTTATTTGGTAGAGTTGAATCAATAGGGATTCGTTCTAGTAAAATTAGGACGGCTGCGAAGAGTACTTTGTTTATTATTCCCAATTCGATATTAGCCAACTTAGAAATTGAGAATATTACGCGAGGTAAAAAAGTAATGGTCTTACTCTACCTCGATTTTGTCAAGCTGCTGGAACATCAAGAACAAGCTTTAGTAGAGCAGGTAGTAGCCGAAAGTACTAACTCACTGTTTGGTATAGATCCCGGAAGCACTAGTATTACTTTTTTAAATAATAATTCTGCAAAGCAAACAACTCGAACAAGAGTGACGTTCTTTATTTTGGGTTCTAGTGATAACTCTCTGCAACTACGTAAACGTCTATTGGAGTTAGCCAATGAAAAAATTTCTAAAAAGCTAGTGACGTTTGGAATTGAGTTTACGATGCAAGACCCAACTATTTATGTAGATTCACCAGTCACACTTTAG
- the ileS gene encoding isoleucine--tRNA ligase codes for MTEPGNYKDTVNLPKTKFDMRANAIKREPEIQKFWAENNIYDRLSQENPGELFILHDGPPYANGSLHIGHALNKILKDIINRYQLLQGRKVRYVAGWDCHGLPIELKVLQKMKSAERQSLTPLKLREKAKEFALATVDEQRECFKRYGIWGDWEHPYLTLKPEYEAAQIGVFGQMVLKGYIYRGLKPVHWSPSSKTALAEAELEYPEGHTSRSIYAAFPVTGLSEAAKPVLGEFLPNLGVAIWTTTPWTIPGNLAVAVNGDLNYSVVEVEPHPPTPSPQAGRGSEEGTEGVRFRYLIVAADLVERLSATLSTQLTVKATFKGQVLEHSTYRHPLFDRESPVVVGGDYITTESGTGLVHTAPGHGQEDYIVGQRYGLPILAPVDDNGDFTQEAGEFAGLNVLGDGNQAVIDALTAAGSLLKEEAYAHKYPYDWRTKKPTIFRATEQWFASVAGFRDEALKAIASVKWIPAQGENRIRPMVAERSDWCISRQRSWGVPIPVFYDEATGEPLLNEESINHVQGIIAEKGSNAWWEMSVEELLPESYRNNGKSYRKGTDTMDVWFDSGSSWASVVKQRPELRYPADMYLEGSDQHRGWFQSSLLTSVAVNGIAPYKTVLTHGFVLDEQGRKMSKSVGNVVDPQIVINGGKDQKKEPPYGADILRLWASSVDYSSDVRLGGTIIKQMNDVRGKIRNTARFLLGSLHDFDPVKDAVPLSDLPELDRYMLHRMTEVFEEVTAAFESFQFFRFFQTVLNFCVVDLSNFYLDVAKDRLYISSPDAFRRRSCQTVLQIALENLARAIAPVLCHTAEDIWQFIPYQTPCKSVFEAGWLQVNEKWRNPELAQFWEKVRKIRDDVNKVLEQARGEKMIGSSLEAKILLYVKDEQLRSAVKARNPEIGNGIDELRYLFITSQVEVLDSAEALQGLKYNLQSDSWGIAVVDAEGKKCDRCWNYSTHVGESAEHPLLCERCVPALAGEF; via the coding sequence GTGACAGAACCTGGAAACTACAAAGATACGGTAAACTTACCCAAGACTAAATTCGATATGCGGGCTAACGCTATCAAGCGGGAACCTGAAATCCAAAAATTCTGGGCGGAAAATAACATTTACGATCGCCTGTCCCAAGAAAACCCCGGCGAATTATTTATACTTCATGATGGGCCTCCCTACGCCAACGGCTCATTGCATATTGGTCATGCCTTAAATAAAATTCTCAAAGATATTATTAACCGCTACCAACTGCTGCAAGGGCGTAAAGTTAGATACGTGGCGGGTTGGGATTGTCACGGATTACCCATTGAGTTGAAGGTTCTGCAAAAGATGAAGTCGGCAGAACGGCAAAGTTTAACGCCTTTAAAACTGCGGGAAAAAGCGAAAGAGTTTGCCCTAGCTACTGTAGATGAACAACGGGAATGTTTTAAACGTTACGGTATTTGGGGTGACTGGGAGCATCCTTATCTGACTCTGAAGCCGGAATATGAAGCGGCGCAAATCGGTGTCTTCGGTCAGATGGTGTTAAAAGGATACATCTATCGCGGTTTGAAGCCGGTTCACTGGAGTCCTAGTTCTAAAACGGCTTTGGCTGAAGCGGAGTTGGAATATCCCGAAGGTCACACTTCGAGAAGTATCTATGCGGCTTTTCCTGTTACGGGGCTGTCTGAGGCTGCTAAACCTGTGTTGGGTGAATTTTTGCCCAATTTGGGTGTGGCTATCTGGACTACTACTCCTTGGACGATTCCGGGGAATTTGGCTGTGGCGGTGAATGGTGATTTGAATTATTCTGTGGTGGAGGTGGAACCCCACCCCCCAACCCCCTCCCCGCAAGCAGGGAGGGGGAGTGAAGAAGGGACTGAGGGGGTAAGGTTCCGTTACCTTATCGTCGCCGCAGACTTAGTAGAACGTTTGTCAGCTACCCTTTCCACTCAGCTAACTGTAAAAGCTACGTTTAAGGGTCAGGTTTTAGAACATTCTACTTATCGTCATCCTTTGTTTGATAGGGAGAGTCCGGTGGTGGTGGGTGGTGATTATATCACTACTGAGTCGGGTACTGGGTTGGTACATACTGCACCGGGTCACGGTCAAGAAGATTACATTGTTGGTCAGCGTTATGGTTTGCCGATTCTTGCGCCTGTGGATGACAATGGTGATTTTACTCAGGAGGCGGGTGAGTTTGCTGGGTTGAATGTTTTGGGTGATGGAAATCAGGCGGTAATTGATGCGCTGACTGCTGCTGGTTCTTTGTTGAAGGAGGAAGCTTACGCCCACAAATATCCTTATGATTGGCGGACGAAAAAGCCAACGATTTTCCGGGCGACTGAACAATGGTTTGCTTCGGTGGCTGGTTTTCGGGATGAGGCTTTAAAGGCGATCGCTAGTGTAAAATGGATTCCAGCCCAAGGTGAAAATCGCATCCGTCCAATGGTGGCCGAACGTTCTGATTGGTGTATTTCCCGTCAGCGTTCTTGGGGTGTACCCATTCCGGTGTTCTACGATGAAGCCACTGGGGAACCATTGCTGAATGAGGAAAGTATCAACCACGTCCAAGGAATTATTGCTGAGAAAGGTTCTAATGCTTGGTGGGAAATGTCGGTTGAGGAGTTATTACCAGAGTCTTACCGCAATAATGGCAAGTCTTACCGCAAAGGTACAGATACAATGGATGTCTGGTTTGATTCTGGTTCATCTTGGGCATCTGTGGTGAAACAGCGTCCAGAGTTACGCTATCCTGCTGATATGTATTTGGAAGGTTCCGACCAACATCGGGGTTGGTTTCAGTCCAGCTTGCTCACCAGTGTAGCGGTAAATGGCATTGCACCTTACAAAACTGTCTTAACTCACGGCTTTGTTTTAGATGAACAAGGACGAAAAATGAGTAAATCTGTGGGGAATGTGGTTGACCCCCAAATTGTGATTAATGGCGGAAAAGACCAGAAAAAAGAACCCCCTTATGGTGCTGATATCCTGCGGTTGTGGGCTTCTTCGGTAGATTATTCTTCTGATGTGCGTCTGGGTGGTACTATCATCAAGCAAATGAATGATGTTAGAGGCAAGATTCGCAATACAGCGCGGTTCTTGTTGGGTAGCTTGCATGATTTCGACCCGGTTAAGGATGCAGTTCCTCTGTCAGATTTGCCCGAACTTGACCGCTATATGTTGCACCGCATGACTGAGGTGTTTGAGGAAGTTACAGCAGCTTTTGAAAGTTTCCAATTCTTCCGCTTTTTCCAAACTGTCCTGAATTTCTGCGTGGTGGATTTATCCAACTTCTATTTAGATGTTGCCAAGGATAGATTGTACATCAGTTCCCCGGATGCTTTCCGCCGCCGCAGTTGTCAAACGGTGTTGCAAATTGCTTTGGAGAATTTAGCACGGGCGATCGCACCTGTTTTGTGTCACACTGCTGAAGATATCTGGCAATTTATCCCTTACCAAACACCATGCAAATCAGTGTTTGAAGCTGGTTGGTTGCAGGTAAATGAGAAATGGCGTAATCCTGAATTGGCGCAGTTCTGGGAAAAAGTCCGCAAAATTCGCGATGATGTGAATAAGGTTTTAGAACAAGCCAGGGGAGAAAAAATGATTGGTTCTTCCCTAGAAGCAAAAATCCTGCTATATGTCAAGGATGAGCAATTGCGTTCTGCGGTGAAAGCCCGAAATCCTGAAATTGGTAATGGTATCGATGAACTGCGGTATCTATTTATCACCTCCCAAGTGGAAGTATTAGACTCTGCGGAAGCATTGCAAGGTTTGAAATATAATTTGCAGTCTGATAGCTGGGGAATTGCGGTAGTAGATGCAGAGGGGAAAAAGTGCGATCGCTGTTGGAATTACTCCACCCATGTGGGAGAATCAGCAGAGCATCCCTTGCTGTGTGAACGGTGCGTTCCAGCCTTAGCGGGAGAGTTTTAA
- a CDS encoding mechanosensitive ion channel family protein has protein sequence MLDFLPEIITIKEITIALLGLVVGAFIFVTFRLTFIWLKFLLKQLKLFQTKDIYQKLIKPNEILIISVSVIFCIEFISFQLPKNSWAKSLEIIISLTLAIATSLLASKLFKNFFDFYLLNAAFKTGQKISSEFLILFKWIANIIIIVVAILLYAQSHQINLLGLLASLGIGGLAVAFAAQKTLEQVLGGIVIYLDRPFVIDDYIGLPDGIFGRVESIGLRSTRIRTSGKGTVVIVPNSSLTQVNIENFTGAKKVMSILYLTFYRTISSEERALIRQVILESTNGIFGLDSRNTDVSFKDINNLADPEKSQAQVSFFILGSGDVSMELRRQLLDLATQTITQYLKEYGIEFEIEEPTIYVDSPITI, from the coding sequence ATGTTAGATTTTTTACCAGAAATTATTACAATTAAAGAGATCACAATTGCCTTACTGGGACTAGTCGTTGGAGCTTTCATATTCGTAACTTTTCGTTTAACTTTTATATGGTTAAAATTTCTCTTGAAACAATTAAAACTTTTCCAAACTAAAGACATTTACCAAAAGCTAATTAAACCTAATGAAATTTTAATAATTTCTGTATCCGTAATTTTTTGTATTGAGTTTATTTCATTTCAACTACCGAAAAATAGCTGGGCTAAATCATTAGAAATTATTATTAGTTTAACTTTAGCGATCGCTACAAGTTTATTAGCTTCTAAGTTATTTAAAAACTTCTTTGATTTTTACTTATTAAATGCAGCTTTTAAAACTGGACAGAAAATCAGCAGTGAATTTCTCATCCTCTTTAAATGGATAGCGAATATCATCATTATTGTTGTAGCTATTCTGCTCTATGCTCAAAGTCATCAAATTAATCTTTTAGGATTGCTAGCCAGTTTAGGAATTGGTGGTTTAGCAGTAGCTTTTGCTGCTCAAAAGACATTAGAGCAAGTGTTGGGTGGTATTGTAATCTATCTTGACCGTCCCTTCGTAATTGATGATTATATCGGACTTCCTGACGGTATTTTTGGCAGAGTTGAATCTATCGGCTTGAGGTCTACTCGTATTCGTACCTCTGGTAAAGGAACCGTCGTCATAGTTCCCAATAGTTCCTTGACGCAAGTAAATATTGAAAACTTCACTGGGGCAAAAAAAGTTATGTCTATACTTTATTTGACCTTTTATCGAACCATCAGTAGCGAAGAAAGGGCGCTAATTCGGCAAGTAATTTTAGAAAGTACAAATGGTATTTTTGGACTAGATTCACGTAACACAGACGTAAGTTTTAAGGATATTAATAATTTAGCAGACCCAGAAAAAAGTCAAGCTCAAGTTTCTTTCTTTATTTTGGGTTCTGGAGATGTTTCAATGGAATTACGTCGTCAACTTCTAGATTTGGCAACTCAAACTATAACTCAATACTTGAAAGAATATGGTATTGAATTTGAGATAGAAGAACCAACAATTTATGTTGACTCACCGATTACCATTTAG
- a CDS encoding DUF433 domain-containing protein: MDDTLLQRITLNPHICHGKPCIRGLRYPVEFILEMLSSGMTTEEILADYEDLESEDILAVLLFAARLSQVKSIHKIAS; encoded by the coding sequence ATGGATGACACACTGCTACAACGTATAACCCTGAACCCTCATATCTGTCACGGAAAACCCTGCATTAGAGGACTACGTTATCCAGTTGAGTTTATCCTAGAAATGCTCAGTTCTGGCATGACTACTGAGGAAATATTGGCAGATTATGAAGACTTAGAATCTGAAGATATTTTGGCTGTTCTGTTATTTGCAGCACGACTCAGCCAAGTCAAAAGCATTCATAAAATCGCTTCATGA
- a CDS encoding DUF5615 family PIN-like protein encodes MALKYLIDENVDPIYTIQLRRFQPDLFVMAVGDLTTPQKGTLDPEILLWCEENDFVLVTNNRKSMPVHLADHIAQKHHVPGIFLLSPKLSVGENLEQLLLIAEGSFDNEYQDRIEFLPLF; translated from the coding sequence ATGGCGCTTAAGTATCTCATAGATGAGAACGTTGATCCGATTTACACAATTCAATTACGCCGCTTCCAGCCTGATTTGTTTGTCATGGCGGTTGGAGATTTAACTACTCCACAAAAGGGAACATTAGACCCTGAAATTTTGCTTTGGTGTGAAGAAAACGATTTTGTTCTAGTCACTAACAACCGCAAATCTATGCCAGTTCACTTGGCAGATCATATAGCTCAAAAGCATCATGTGCCAGGAATATTCCTTCTAAGTCCAAAATTAAGCGTTGGTGAAAATCTAGAACAGTTACTTTTGATAGCAGAAGGTTCATTTGATAACGAGTATCAAGACCGCATAGAGTTTTTGCCTCTGTTTTAA
- a CDS encoding DUF4926 domain-containing protein yields MSQNTPKLLDVIALTDDIPEYNLLRGQVGTIVELLADGAAFEVEFSDHNGQTYESVGLTPEQIMVLHFEPTA; encoded by the coding sequence ATGAGTCAGAATACACCAAAGTTACTAGATGTAATAGCACTCACAGATGATATACCGGAATATAATTTGTTGCGTGGTCAAGTTGGTACAATAGTCGAGTTATTAGCCGATGGTGCTGCGTTTGAAGTAGAATTTAGCGATCACAATGGACAAACCTATGAATCTGTTGGTTTAACTCCAGAGCAGATTATGGTGTTACATTTTGAGCCAACCGCCTGA
- a CDS encoding transposase, whose product MEYRRAKVQGGTYFFTLVTEKRQKILCLPNNVFLLRDAFRYVMQKHSFIIDAVVILPDHLHCIWTLPEKDQDFSTRWRLIKSYFSRRCETILPENISISKQKKQQRAVWQNRFWEHLIKDEIDFQNHIEYIHYNPVKHGLVKSPKDWEYSSFHRSVRQGIYDIMWGAGEEIIFDDHIGNE is encoded by the coding sequence ATGGAATATCGTCGCGCCAAGGTGCAAGGAGGAACATACTTTTTTACATTAGTCACAGAAAAAAGACAAAAAATATTATGTTTACCAAATAATGTTTTTTTACTAAGAGATGCTTTTCGCTACGTGATGCAGAAACATTCTTTTATTATAGATGCTGTTGTTATTTTGCCTGATCATCTCCACTGTATTTGGACTTTACCAGAAAAAGATCAGGATTTTTCCACTCGTTGGCGTTTGATTAAAAGTTATTTTAGTCGTAGATGTGAAACTATTTTACCAGAAAATATATCTATATCTAAACAAAAGAAACAACAACGTGCAGTATGGCAAAATCGTTTTTGGGAACATTTAATTAAAGATGAGATAGATTTTCAAAATCATATTGAATATATTCACTATAATCCAGTGAAACATGGTTTGGTAAAATCACCAAAAGATTGGGAATATTCCAGTTTTCATCGTTCTGTACGTCAAGGTATCTATGACATTATGTGGGGTGCGGGTGAGGAAATTATTTTTGATGACCATATTGGAAACGAGTAG